The nucleotide window TCCGCTGCGGTGCGATCTGAAATCCAAACCCGATCGTGTGTCCCAGCTGCCACAGGTTGTCATACCGCAGGCTCAAATCCAGCCGCAGCGGCGTCGTGTTCGCGCTGTAGCGGTTGTTCAACTCCACGCTCCCGTGCAGCGGAAACTGATCCTTAACCGTGAGCTGAACATCATATGTTCCCGGGAGCACTCCGGGACTCAGGGAAGGTGTTACCTGCAACCCCGCGCGCCGGTTCAATGCGACAATCTCCCGCTCAACGTCAGCAAAGTTCGGAACACTTCCCTCGGCCAGAGACGGCACCCTCGCCTTGATCTTGTTGATATCGTAATAGCGCGAGCCATTAACACGGAGACGCCCGATGGGAACCTCCGCCACTTGCAAAAAGATCACCCCACGACTGGCCTTCTGCAGAGGAATCGAAACGGAGACCGTTTGAAAGCCCTCGTCCTTATACGCCTTTTCCAGAGCCGCTCTCGCCTGCTCCACATCTCCCGCCGTACGGCCGGGGCCGAGATAGGGATAGACAGTGTTTTCCACCGTTTCGCGCGGCAACTTCTTCGCGCCGACCACGCGATACTCCTGGATGTACATGGTCGGCTCATTCTCGGGCGCGGCGTCGTTTTCCTGCGTCGCCTGATCAGGCGCGGCATTCTGAGCCCGCACAGCAAAGGAGGACACGAGTGCGCAGCCCATCGTCAAAATAACGAAAGGCGAACGCCTCCATGAGGACAGTGTAGTTGGTAGTTTTGTAACCAATTGAGTGGAAATCGAGGCGCG belongs to Terrimicrobium sacchariphilum and includes:
- a CDS encoding POTRA domain-containing protein; the protein is MGCALVSSFAVRAQNAAPDQATQENDAAPENEPTMYIQEYRVVGAKKLPRETVENTVYPYLGPGRTAGDVEQARAALEKAYKDEGFQTVSVSIPLQKASRGVIFLQVAEVPIGRLRVNGSRYYDINKIKARVPSLAEGSVPNFADVEREIVALNRRAGLQVTPSLSPGVLPGTYDVQLTVKDQFPLHGSVELNNRYSANTTPLRLDLSLRYDNLWQLGHTIGFGFQIAPQR